The DNA region CAGTGAGATGTGTATCCCAAACCCCACGGCAGGGAGAGTGAGTTATCAACATCACTGTCTAGAATGAATTCTGACTGAATATAAGAACCTTGAAAAATACCGCATACTTCTTAACTCAGGATTTCACTTTGAGGAGTCTATCCAAAACTCTATGAGAGTCTAAAATACGAAAAGAATGTTAACACAAAACTGTTCACTGCAGCAATGAAAACCACAGCAGGGAAAGGGCTAAGGTAGGATGGCATAGTATACAGCCATGACACATGTTTAcaaggaattttaaattaaatcacaaaTGTTATTTAATGTTAATTGATAAAAGCGTTCAAAGAGGCCTAAACATAAGAATGTAAATATGCTGGAAATGTGCAGACATAGCATTAAAAGGTTTACCGGAAACTTACCAAATGTGTAAAGAGTGATTTCTTGGGTGGTAAAATTTGTAGTggtttcattattcttttctggATTGTTCTAAGCTTTCATCAATAAACActgacaaataaaaggaaatgatttcttttcAAACACTATATAAAAACCGAGTTAAGGAATGCACAAGAAATTAGTAGACTGGCTGTCTCTGGGaaagggcctggggcaggagtcCATGCTGCAGGAAGCCTTGCTTTTCCATTTGTACCATCTGGAGACTTCTAAGTCTTCTAAGTATCAGGCTGGTATTacctactgaaaaataaatgaaaatttttgcaAAGGAGACCCAGAGTAAGAATAGTAAAACCACAGAAGCCGAGAGGAGAGCCTGAGGGGAAAACCAGGAAAGTGCTTTCACCTCCTGAGGAAGACAGGACTTCAGGTCTCGCCTGCCCTCTCGGGCCCAGCGGCCACCACAGTCACCCCAGGACCCAGCTGGTCCAGGGTGACTTCACTCAGCAAGGCCTGCTCTGTCTGACCCAAAACTGGTCAGGAGTTGGGTCAGGGTTTTTCCCAGGAATAAAGGCATGCAGGCGAAGGGAGGGACTTCAGGGGACATCACTGCAGGGCCTCTGAACTAGGACCCTGTGTTCCCTGGGTCTGGAACAGTTGGGCCCAACACATGAGCAATGAATGGGTGAGGCTTCCCCCAACTCCCCAATCACCTTCTATGAGTTGGGAGAACCATGTGATCGGCCGACCACCCTGTGGGTCAGCAGAATCCTCTAAAAGAGATCCCCGCTTCCCAGGAGAACCTTCGCAGTCAATGTACTGAACCTTAGCCTTCGAGGAACTTTTCCAGCAGGGCCAGCAGCTGCTGCTTCATGGTCTCATTGTCCATGACCTGCTTGGTCAGCTCCTTGGGGTCCATCCACTTCAGGTCCCCGAGGATGGCGGTGGCTTCATTATACAGCTTTTGCTTCGTATCAGGGGGCAGCTCCATTATGATCTGAGGAATCGGCTTGAACTGTCCCCTTGTCATCCATGCACCTAATAGACCCCCCACAACCCCCCCTAGAAAACAAGGAAGGTTCAGTTAGCTGGTTCGATTAGTGCTCTTGCTGGGAGCACGTCCACCGCCATGACGAGTGGGCGCATTCCCACGTGGGCCAGACCGGCTTGGCTTCGtgcccactccaccccacctTGTGGGGGGGCAAGGGTTTATGGGGTCTTCAGTTCATTTGACTCAGATATTGACAGCCCAACGTGCCTTCCCTGAGCTCTGCACTCACAGATGCGGCGCGAAGCCTCTCCCGCCACACAGCTATGCTAACAGAAATCTTCTCCAGGGCCTGCAGGTTTCCTGCTTCCCAAACACGCTCTCCTCGTAAAGCAGAGAGCGGACATGCAAGTGCGTTTTCAACGGGAATCATCTCAGTGGTGAGGCTGAGTGGTCTCCATGATGTGCTCTTTGCCCCTGAACTTCGGAAATTTCCAGGGAAATCATTTGGCTAAAGCaccctggggacagaggaggagacctTGACTCTGAAGCAACGGTTTCTCCTGCCAGCCCTCCAGAGCTCTATGATGGTAACTACAAATACAACTTCCTCAATACTTCTCTTCCTGTGACCCTGAAAAGGTGTAACCGTTATTATTAAAGGTAAATTTATGATCAAATGTAAGGTGCGTGATGTTGGGACTTGAAGCCCTATGTCAACGGAAAGTTCTATGTGACCAGGTGGGTCCAGGTCGGCTACAAGAAggtgccctggggcaggggtCTCAAACTCAAAGGACTTCGGGGGCAGGCAAGAGGttgagaggagggaagagggctgaGTGAGCCCGTGGGTGACGGAGAGCTGGGTCCCTGTCTAAGGGGCATTGCCTACCCCTCGCCTGCCCATTGCTACCACACGGAATGCCAGATCTGTATCCTGAAAAATGtcccatgatttttaaaacaaaaattttaaaagatttttatttatttgagaggagagtgagagagagagagcacaagcaggggagagagagaagcaggctccccgccaaacAGGACCCAATgcggtgctggatcccaggacccagggatcacaacctgagttgaaggcagatgcttaattgactgagccacacgggcacCCCTAAACACTTCGAGCTTTAAATACCAATGATCAGATATGAATAGATGCAGCCTGGCTGGACTTAGTGGCTCTCCTGAAAGAGCAGAGCGTGGAAAGCGGAACACTAACGTCACAGTGGAGAAAGCTGGCACAGACCCCCTTAACCAGGTGATCAAGGTGGACATTGCCAGGGAGGCCTGTGGATGTCACACGTCCCTGGAATGGTGCTATGAGACACGTGTCCACCTGTGTCCTCAGTAAGCTTTCCAAAGGTCCCTAACCCCGGGCTAAGCACGAGAAAGCCCTCAGGCAGACCCAAACGGAGAGGCATTCTACAAATACCTGCCCAGTACTCCTCAAAGCTACCCAGGCCATGAAAGCAAGCGAAGTCCGAGCAGCTGTCACAGACCCGGGGAGACGACGCAggcatgaggattaaatgcacTGTGATAGCTTGAGCTGGATTCTGGGACAGGAACACATCAGTAGTGCAAAAACTGGCAAAGTACAAATAAAGCCTGGAGACCAATTAGTAGTGACGCATCAGTGTCTTTGACAAGGGCACCTAGTAACACAAGATGGTAACGTCAGGGGAACAGGAACGGGGAGGGATACATGGGAGTTCTCTGCACGGTCTCGCCAGCTTGTCTGTAATTCTACTACTATTCCAGAATAAAAGATTTATCTGAGAGAATagattccaggcagagagaacccaGGTGTGGGCTGGACCCCGCCGACAGGCAGTAAAGCCTGCACCCTCTCCGGGAAGCCGAGTGTGGAGGCATCTGGAAGCACACAGCTCCTCTGGGGCTGAGCCCAGGCCAGCATCGGGCCCTGGAGGCTGAACACCACCCCGTGGCCACCCTTCCCTTCCGCTCCAAAACAGGGAGGATTCAGGGGAGGGAAAACCAGTCATTTACAAGTTTTACTGAACTTTTCCCCATGACACCTGCGAAGTGTTAGAGCTGACAGTTGCCCTCATCTGCACTAAACCGTTAGGAGAACCGCAGGATTTGATTTAGAGcagcacttattgcatggtgcactgggtgttatgcgcaactaatgaagcatcaaactttacatcggaatctggggatgtactgtatggtgattaacataatataataaaataaaaaaaaaaaaggaaatagagcaGCACTTAATGCAAAAAGTCGCCAGGAATATCGACCAGCAAATTACTCACTCTTTGGAGAGGAGAAAATTCCTTCGTTTTCTGGGTAAAATGACATTCCCGCCCACAACTAGGGGCTGCAAGTAGCGAGTCCCCCGGTTCTCCTGGCAGACATCATGTTCTCTACCAGCGCTGACACAGACCAGATAAAACACATGCCCCCACAATGACATCTGGGAACAGCTGTATGATACAGGATCCCATCAAGCCCTCCCCTGAGCACCTTAGATGGGGGGGGACAAAGATGCAGACTGTCACTGAGGAAGGAGGCAATGGCCTTGtctcctccctcactggctgCTGCTTGGATGGTGAGAAGCTGAAGTCAGGACTCATTAATTCACAGGCTGCAAAGGGACACGGACAGGTCGACGGTTGGGGCCCCCACACGCCGACTTACTCCCTAGTGTGACCTCAGTGTCATGGAATGTCCCTGTGTGCCAGTCCTGCCACAgaaacagagcagagcagagcaggaagccatGCTGGGAGCCGGAAACAGAAGCCAACCTGGGCAGACAGGCCGTCACCGCTCATGGAAGGACTGCAGGCTGGACCAGGAGCTCTCCACCGTCACCAGCACAGGCTGCCCGCACAGAGCGGCATCCAGTGATGCTCTGAGCCCAGTGCGGCCGACCATGCGGCAAAGCTCCCTGTGTGGCAGGGTCCATCTGAGGCACCTCCCGGGAGAACTAATCCAGCCCCTCCTCAAGTGAGGCCCACGCAGCAGCCCTGACCCACGGGTCAGACCACACGGGAACCCTTCCTGCCCCGTTGNACTGAAGCCAGAGGAAGCAACCCTTCCTGGCCCCAAGAATGATGGGAAAGTCAGCCAAACCTCCATTCATTGCTGGAAACTGGCTGTCAAGTAGAAGCAAGTGGCAAAAGCGGGGGGCAGGGACGACCCCTCTAGGATATTTGGGCTTTTTCTGCCTGAGACTGTTTGCTTTCAGAATGGGGAGTCGCTCTGAATGAGCTCATGTAAAATGGCCAGACAGCGTCTGCTCCTATGGGGTGCTCAGCAAACCCAGCTTCCTCCCTGGTTCCCTTCTGCAGTGACCTGTAATGGTGATGGGGGAAGGAGACCATCGAAGGGACCCAGGACACCCTTTCATCTTCAGATGCCCGGACACATCGCTGAGGGGAGAGGCGCCCTCCAGGTCTGCATGACACGGATGCAATTTGCCGGAAAGCCCTGCATTTGCGAGACCATCACGCTCAGAAGCCTGTGTTTTCAGGAGGATGAATTAGGGACACAAATCATGTCACAGAAGCAACCTCAACTCAACCAACGTCTCCCGCAGGACAGAGACTTCTGTGAGGTCTCTGTGGTTTCAAAGGCCTTTGTTA from Ailuropoda melanoleuca isolate Jingjing unplaced genomic scaffold, ASM200744v2 unplaced-scaffold1955, whole genome shotgun sequence includes:
- the LOC117797944 gene encoding protein C19orf12 homolog — protein: MLPLRFKKKPLSVDDVMRLLGCISEHEDVKVTYKFPKKGAMIAGSGAFIGGLVGGPPGIAAGGVVGGLLGAWMTRGQFKPIPQIIMELPPDTKQKLYNEATAILGDLKWMDPKELTKQVMDNETMKQQLLALLEKFLEG